The Punica granatum isolate Tunisia-2019 chromosome 4, ASM765513v2, whole genome shotgun sequence genome has a window encoding:
- the LOC116205952 gene encoding RING-H2 finger protein ATL54-like, with translation MGFGHRKLMDEPAVQPVNGTFSPQTINSTLSEVCETSCDPLINDTGYCFSPCLAVCPVNCRVAIPPPNYSPDPGYSPPPPYSKQRHLSPLLITTFVALSLAVLIVLGYVIYVRFYGPRRNRGGRNRAQLQRAVPPQDDEFVDDLGPVLDHPIWYIHTVGLQPSVISKIAVCKYKRGEGLIEGTECSVCLTEFEEDETLRLLPKCSHAFHVSCIDTWLRSHTNCPNCRAPIIAGTPGSPSPEPSTNNTWEEVRLDQGGDDVELARENIGTAPPSRGETEEETEEHSSNRHEPENEMQPIRRSVSVDSLSAAKINLAVAEFLMGKSMRKFDPESGDEENQDQRNKRIADSSSFSGSSSSMKRSLSWSGRFLALNYSRNRGSILPQ, from the coding sequence ATGGGGTTCGGGCACCGGAAGCTGATGGATGAGCCGGCGGTTCAGCCAGTCAACGGCACCTTCTCGCCTCAGACGATCAACAGCACTCTGTCGGAGGTCTGTGAGACCTCCTGCGACCCTTTGATCAACGACACAGGCTACTGCTTCAGCCCCTGCTTGGCCGTCTGCCCGGTTAATTGCCGCGTCGCCATCCCCCCTCCCAATTATAGCCCCGACCCTGGATACTCCCCGCCGCCGCCCTACTCCAAGCAGCGCCATCTGTCTCCCCTCCTGATCACCACCTTCGTCGCCCTATCCCTCGCAGTCCTCATAGTCCTCGGGTATGTGATTTACGTCAGGTTTTATGGTCCTAGAAGAAACAGAGGAGGGAGAAACAGAGCGCAGCTGCAGAGAGCCGTTCCGCCGCAAGACGATGAGTTCGTCGACGATCTCGGGCCGGTCCTTGACCATCCAATTTGGTACATCCACACCGTCGGGTTGCAGCCCTCCGTCATCAGCAAGATTGCTGTCTGTAAGTACAAGAGAGGGGAGGGCTTGATTGAGGGAACAGAGTGTTCTGTTTGCTTGACTGAGTTCGAGGAAGACGAGACCCTAAGGCTGCTACCCAAGTGCAGCCACGCCTTTCATGTCTCCTGTATCGACACATGGCTCCGGTCCCACACGAATTGCCCGAACTGTCGTGCCCCGATCATCGCGGGCACCCCCGGGTCACCATCGCCCGAGCCAAGCACGAACAATACGTGGGAGGAAGTTAGGCTCGATCAGGGCGGCGATGATGTTGAGTTGGCGAGGGAAAATATTGGAACTGCTCCTCCGAGCAGGGGAGAAACAGAGGAAGAAACAGAGGAGCACAGCAGCAATAGGCACGAGCCGGAGAATGAGATGCAACCGATTAGAAGATCGGTTTCGGTTGATTCGTTATCAGCTGCAAAGATCAATCTTGCAGTGGCGGAATTTCTTATGGGAAAGTCGATGAGAAAATTTGATCCCGAATCAGGCGATGAAGAGAATCAAGATCAGAGGAACAAGAGGATTGCCGACAGTTCAAGTTTCAGCGGCTCGTCAAGTTCCATGAAAAGATCACTTTCTTGGAGTGggaggttcttggcattgaaCTATAGCCGAAACCGAGGCTCAATTCTGCCTCAATAG